The Skermanella rosea sequence GGAGACGTTCCACGAGCCGGCCTGCGTCACGTCCGATTCGTTGTCGTCGCCGATCTGGTACTGGTAGGAGACATTGCCGCCGTAGCCGGACTGGCTCAGCATGGCCAGGTTGTCGTTGCCTTCCTGCAACTGAAGGCCGTAGCTGAAGGCGGCGGTGCTCTGGGTCATGTGGGCTACGTTGGAGTCGCCCGCCTGGACCTGCTCGCCCTTGCTGAAGTTGCCGGTCTGCGTGACGTAGGCCTGGTTGAAGTCGCCGACCTGGGTCTGGTAGGCCGCCAGCCCGAGGCCGTTCGCCTTGGCCTCGGCGCGGTTGTGGTCGCCCCTCTGGAACTGGTCGATCAGGCCGAGCGTGCCGCCCTGCGTGTTGACGATGGCGACGTTCACGTCACCTGTCTGCTTCTGCTTCGTGGTCAGGAACGAACCGGTGCTCTGGTAGGCGATGGCGTCGTTGTGGTCGCCGTCCTGTTCCTGGTCGATCAGGTTGTTCGAGCCGATGCCCGGCTGACCGGCGACGGCATAGTTCTCGACGCCGTCCTGGTCCTGCAGGATGGTCTGCCTGGACCCGCCGTGCTGGGTCGCGATCGCGTTGTTCTTGTGGTTCTTCTGCTCCTGCGAGATCCGGTTCCTGCTGCCTGCCTGGGTCGCCTCGGCCTTCTGCTCGGTGCCGGTCTGGGTCTGGTCGATGCCGTACACGGTGGTGCCGAAGAAGTACGTGGTCACCGGGCGGTTGTCGGAGCCGGACTGGACCGCCGTGGCAAGGTGATCGGAGCCGGTCTGCGTCTGCGTCGTGTTGTTGCGCGCGCCGGTCTGGGTGATGTAGGCGTCGGAGCCGTTGCCGCCGGACTGGGTGACCTTGCCATACAGGTCGGCCCCGGTCTGCTTGACGTCGGCCATGTGGTTGTTGCCGACCTGATCGACATAGGCCGAGTTGCTGTCCGCCATCGCGGCGCCCGAGACGGTCAGTGCCGCGAACGCGACGGTAGAGAAAAGAAGAGTACGCATGGGTGTCTGGCCTCCTGAAGTTTAACGCCGGTAAATTCGGCTGATTTGACCTTGAAACGGTCCAATGAATGCCTTGAAGAAGGCGGGAGCATTGCTGCTCCCGCTGAATTTTTACTTCTGCGTGATGGTCGAGAAGTTGCTCATCCCTGTCTGGGTGGCGATGCTGCGGTTGCCGGCGCCCGACTGCTCCTGGAAGGAATAGTTGCCGGTACCGGACTGATGCGCTTCGGCATGATGGCTGGCGCCGAACTGAAGCTGCATGGCGTTGTTGGATGCGCCGTCCTGGCCGATCATGGCGAAGTTGTAGTTGCCGACCTGAATCTGCGTCAGTTCGTTGGAGGTGCCGGTCTGGACAGCTTCCAATTCATTGAAGTTGCCGTACTGGCCCTGTTCGGCGGTGCTGCGGGCGCCGACGCTGTGCTGCGTCAACAGCGCCTCGTTGCCGGTGCCGTACTGGGTCTGCTCGGCCCGGCTCGGGTTGCCCTGGCGGGACGAGGATGTATCACCGGTCTGGCCGATCGAGGCGGTATTGTCGCTGCCCAACTGGTCCTGCTTGGCGAAGGCGCCGTAGGACACCTGGGTGATATAGGCGTCGTTGTGTTCGCCGGTCTGGAGCGTGATGGCCTCCAGACGGGCATGATTGCCGGAGTTGCTGGCGGTCTGGCGCTGCTCGGCGACGTTCTCGGCGCCGCGCTGGTCGATCTTGGCCGACATGCCGCCGCCGTGCTGATCCTGGAGCCCCCTGTTGTCGTCGCCGCGCTGTTCCGTCTTGGCCGACTTGCGGACGTTGCCCGTGCCGGTCTGCTCCTGGCGGGCGTCGTTGCCGTCACCCCACTGGCTGATCCGGCCTTCGGTCCGGCCGTTCTGCGTGACGTCGGCGGAGTTGCCGTCGCCGTTCTGGTAGTTCTTGCTCCAGGACAGGCCACCGGCGTTGCCGGCCTGATCCTGCTTGTTGATGTTGCCGGTGCCGATCTGCTCGACATAGGCTTCGTTGCCAGCCGCGGCGTTGCTCGGACCTGCCTCGTTGGCGATGGCGGCGCTGGTGAGGGCGATCAGGGCGGCGGAAGCGAGAAGCATGCTGCGCATAAGATTTAGCCTTTCAGGTGCAAAAACAGAACTGGGGACCAGCAAAAATGGTCTAAGGAAAACACTTCGAGAACTTTCCGCAGGTTGGTGAGGAATAGATCAACCTGCGGATGTTCCATAATGAAGGGCGGGCTCACTACTGGACGGGAGCCGTCTTAGCCGAAGGAGCGCCTGGGATCGGGCTGCGGCCGTCGGGCAGCACATAGACCGGGGCCGGAGGGGCGGGCGGCAGGCCCGGCTGCACTTCGGGCTGGATCTGGCCTTCCGGGCTGGGCCGGACTTGGGGTTCGTCGCTCGGCGGCGGCTCGATCCGGGTGCCGTTCCGGTCGTTCTGGGCGTTCCGATAGTCCTCGAGCGTGGCCTTGACCGAGGTGACCCCGAACACGCCGTCCTTCTGCTTCCAGTGGCGGTCGATCAGCGGCTGGGCCAGCGACTGGTCCTTCAGGCTCCAGTAGCCGTCCACCAGGCCCTCGACCACCAGCGAATAGACCGCCTTCTCGATCGCCTGGCGGACCGCCAGCGTCGGCGGCTCGTTGGTCGTGAAGCCGGTCTCGATCTCCAGCAGTTCCTTGAAGCCGACATAGCGGAAGGCCCCGCCCTGGGCGCCGACCGAGTAGATCGTCTTGGTCGTGCTGACCGACTTCAGGATCTCGCCGGTCTGCACCGCGATGGCGCGGAGATAGACAGTCACCGTGTCGCGCCGATACTTCACGTCGCCGCCGATGCCGAGGAACCTGGCGCCGAGGCCGCCGGTGAAGGTATTGCTGTCGTAGCCGATGATGCCGCCGTCCAGGATGATCCCGGCGAAGGTCATGGGCGGCAGCGCCGGCTGGTTGCGCCCGCCATATTCCTCCCGGGTCGCCCGGATGATCTGGCGCTCCTGGAGGACCGAGGGGAGCGAGGCCCGCTCGACGGTGGTGAACCATTTCCGGTTCCCGGCCTTCTCCAGCGCCTGGACCAGGATGGTGGCGCCGCCCTGGGTCACCGCCCGGCTGTACTCGGAGAAGTTCTCGTTCGGCTTATTCTGCCCGGTCAGGTCGTCGAACCGGTAGACCGCGACCGACAGCCTTCGCGCTGGTTCCGGCAGCGAGGCCAGTTCGTCGAGGCTGACGGTCTGCTGCTCCAGCATGGGCTGCTCGGACAGGGCCAGTTCGGGGTGGGTCGAGGCGCAGGCCGACAGGGCGACCAGGCTGGCCGCGACAAGGGCGAGTTTCTTGAAATTCATGATCGGAGGTCTCCGTCGTCATCGATTGTCCGCGGGTTCTGGCAGGAGGTCCGGAGACGCTCAGAACCGGGGGATGGTGATGACGGAGGTGCCGCCGCCGCCGCTCAGGGTCAGGTTGATGTCGTTGCCGGCGCGGTTCCACTCGATGATCTGGTCATCGATCACGACGCGGCCGGCGTCCTGCGCGTTCTCACCGTAGATCTGCTCGGAAATCTGGCTCGCGACGCGGCTCAGGATGCTCGAGCGGATGATGCGGGAGAATTCGTCCTGCTGGGTCGTGGCCCCGTAGCTGAAATCCTTGGTCGAGGGGTCCTTGTACTTGTCGATGGCGCTGGCAATGCCGAGCAGATGGGCGGAGTTGCCGGGATAGCCGCCGAACGAGGGGTTGACCGGCTGATAGACCAGTTCTCCCGCGGAGGCCGAAGTGATAGCGGCAGCCAAAATAAGAGTGGAAAG is a genomic window containing:
- a CDS encoding curli assembly protein CsgF, whose amino-acid sequence is MAAAITSASAGELVYQPVNPSFGGYPGNSAHLLGIASAIDKYKDPSTKDFSYGATTQQDEFSRIIRSSILSRVASQISEQIYGENAQDAGRVVIDDQIIEWNRAGNDINLTLSGGGGTSVITIPRF
- a CDS encoding CsgG/HfaB family protein, producing the protein MNFKKLALVAASLVALSACASTHPELALSEQPMLEQQTVSLDELASLPEPARRLSVAVYRFDDLTGQNKPNENFSEYSRAVTQGGATILVQALEKAGNRKWFTTVERASLPSVLQERQIIRATREEYGGRNQPALPPMTFAGIILDGGIIGYDSNTFTGGLGARFLGIGGDVKYRRDTVTVYLRAIAVQTGEILKSVSTTKTIYSVGAQGGAFRYVGFKELLEIETGFTTNEPPTLAVRQAIEKAVYSLVVEGLVDGYWSLKDQSLAQPLIDRHWKQKDGVFGVTSVKATLEDYRNAQNDRNGTRIEPPPSDEPQVRPSPEGQIQPEVQPGLPPAPPAPVYVLPDGRSPIPGAPSAKTAPVQ